Proteins from one Phaenicophaeus curvirostris isolate KB17595 chromosome 18, BPBGC_Pcur_1.0, whole genome shotgun sequence genomic window:
- the LOC138728623 gene encoding iroquois-class homeodomain protein IRX-2-like, which yields MAAPQGDGSPGREPGGCGGPWGTLRVPPQALLPCPCPVLAGYSLLPPQLSLLAPSVPPAYEVAPTLLPHVGLCPPCCWQPLPAEPGRAKATAARESTGALKAWLARHPRNPYPSKGEKVMLAVVSRMSLTQVSTWFANARRRLKKENKTGSVPRSASDNEDSEGEGVPAAAAPGPSAGQDGCGGSAQGDPGEGKQLQKPKIWSVAAMLASSPTESGCPPGVPAVLEQG from the exons ATGGCAGCTCCTCAGGGTGACGGGAGCCCCGGCCGAGAgccggggggctgcgggggacCCTGGGGCACCCTAAGAGTGCCTCCCCAAGCCCTGCTGCCCTGCCCCTGCCCCGTGCTGGCGGGGTACAGCCTGTTGCCACCCCAGCTCAGCCTCCTGGCACCCTCG GTCCCCCCAGCCTACGAGGTGGCACCGACGCTGCTGCCCCATGTGGGGCTGTGCCcgccctgctgctggcagcccctgcccgCAGAGCCCGGCCGGGCGAAGGCGACGGCGGCGCGGGAGAGCACCGGGGCTCTGAAGGCCTGGCTGGCGCGGCACCCCCGGAACCCCTACCCCAGCAAGGGCGAGAAGGTGATGCTGGCTGTGGTCAGCAGGATGAGCCTCACCCAGGTCTCCACATGGTTTGCCAATGCCCGCCGGCGCCTCAAGAAGGAGAACAAAACGGGTTCTGTGCCGCGCAGCGCCTCCGACAACGAGGACAGTGAGGGCGAGGGGGTCCCAGCGGCAGCTGCCCCCGGCCCCAGCGCCGGGCAGGACGGGTGTGGGGGCAGCGCTCAGGGGGACCCTGGGGAGGGCAAACAGCTCCAGAAACCCAAGATCTGGAGCGTGGCGGCAATGCTGGCATCTTCCCCCACTGAGAGCGGGTGCCCCCCAGGGGTGCCAgcagtgctggagcaggggTAG